A stretch of Lathyrus oleraceus cultivar Zhongwan6 chromosome 6, CAAS_Psat_ZW6_1.0, whole genome shotgun sequence DNA encodes these proteins:
- the LOC127096896 gene encoding uncharacterized protein LOC127096896, with protein MHPTPTTLPNGLARMTMMPWPRLPIPFPIDNIQTHNVSLCCDFKELDLSNQRGKSLRCGARRQVRYQDEDEDEDRDDEYGYNEEISELEFYSQSARGEALIVHALVDQNEVEVLIFKGFSSSLSYSTSPDPTRSILPARAVIKSIDRIKGPFDPANIEYLQKDVPWEEFKTKLSN; from the exons ATGCATCCTACTCCTACAACACTTCCCAATGGTTTGGCCAGAATGACTATGATGCCATGGCCTAGGCTTCCTATACCATTTCCAATTGACAACATTCAAACTCACAATGTAAGCTTGTGTTGTGACTTTAAAGAACTAGATTTGAGCAACCAAAGAGGTAAAAGCCTTAGGTGTGGAGCAAGGAGGCAGGTTAGATACcaagatgaagatgaagatgaagataGAGATGATGAGTATGGATACAATGAAGAGATTTCAGAGTTGGAATTCTACAGTCAATCAGCAAGAGGAGAAGCACTTATTGTTCATGCACTTGTGGACCAAAACGAAGTAGAGGTGCTTATCTTCAAG GGGTTTTCTTCATCCTTAAGCTATAGTACTTCCCCTGACCCAACAAGAAGCATTCTTCCAGCCAGAGCAGTGATAAAGTCTATAGATAGAATCAAAGGGCCTTTTGACCCTGCCAATATAGAGTATCTGCAGAAGGATGTGCCATGGGAAGAATTCAAGACAAAGCTTTCTAATTAA